From Deinococcus wulumuqiensis R12, one genomic window encodes:
- a CDS encoding acyl-CoA thioesterase: MPQTQDLAPLSARSLPQSSETRVTHVVFPGDTNHHGTLFGGEALSMMDSAAFICATRHCRRKVVTRHLDAMEFSRPIPQGTLVELVARVVRTGRSSMTVLVELFVEDMYSERRELGCTGTFTLVALGDDGQPTPVPPVKVVGDVR; the protein is encoded by the coding sequence ATGCCCCAGACCCAGGACCTTGCCCCGCTTTCTGCGCGGTCCTTGCCTCAGTCTTCCGAAACCCGCGTCACCCACGTCGTTTTTCCCGGCGACACCAACCACCACGGCACCCTGTTCGGCGGCGAAGCCCTGAGCATGATGGACTCGGCGGCGTTTATCTGCGCCACCCGCCACTGCCGCCGCAAGGTGGTGACCCGGCACCTGGACGCGATGGAATTTAGCCGCCCCATTCCGCAGGGCACGCTGGTCGAACTCGTCGCCCGCGTGGTCAGGACGGGCCGCTCCTCCATGACCGTGCTGGTGGAACTGTTTGTCGAGGACATGTACAGCGAGCGGCGCGAACTGGGCTGCACCGGCACTTTTACGCTGGTGGCGCTGGGAGACGACGGGCAGCCCACCCCCGTTCCGCCTGTGAAGGTCGTCGGCGATGTCCGCTGA
- a CDS encoding ribonucleotide reductase stimulatory protein — MLCLVYDSLTGNVRRFAEGVGAELGLPLGRVQGSPPAAPYLLLTYTFGTGEVPESTRRFLRAHSAGLRGVVASGSYHWGPNFARAADLIAAEYGVPVVAKLNKGGTAADRQEVLRWLREDAVARLTARTGEPRWNAGSN, encoded by the coding sequence ATGCTCTGCCTCGTGTACGACTCGCTGACCGGCAACGTGCGCCGCTTTGCCGAAGGGGTGGGGGCCGAGCTGGGGCTGCCGCTCGGGCGCGTGCAGGGCAGCCCCCCCGCCGCCCCGTACCTGCTGCTGACCTACACCTTCGGCACGGGGGAGGTGCCGGAAAGCACCCGCCGTTTTCTGCGGGCACACTCCGCCGGGCTGCGGGGCGTGGTCGCCAGCGGGTCTTACCACTGGGGGCCGAACTTTGCCCGCGCCGCCGACCTGATTGCCGCCGAATACGGCGTGCCTGTCGTCGCCAAGCTCAACAAGGGTGGCACCGCCGCCGACCGCCAGGAGGTGCTGCGCTGGCTGCGCGAAGACGCCGTGGCCCGCCTCACCGCCCGCACTGGAGAACCCCGATGGAACGCTGGATCGAACTGA
- the nrdE gene encoding class 1b ribonucleoside-diphosphate reductase subunit alpha, producing the protein MERWIELNNKVLAGTVVDTRHDKGALQAYFQEKVNPNTVFFHDLDEKIRYLTEQGVWDRSVFERYTPDEVRAVFERAYSAKFRFKAFMGAYKFYSEYATMTPDRSRWLERYEDRLSITALARADSAEEALELVHHLVHQTFTPATPTLMNSGKANTGRLVSCFLLQDCTDNLDSITKTLSFVAELSKGGGGIGVEVSNLRARGESLRGIQNVTKGVMGVAKMLDNMLRYADQAGQRPGAGAAYLSVMHADFSDLLNAKKIATDEDARLKTLSIGATIPDIFMEKVRSGEDIYQFYPHSLFQETGREFTSIDWTREYQALADNPNIRKKRVSARRVLEDIAVTQGESGYPYLLFEGAANRANPIPNVGTIKMSNLCSEILQPTTPSYFHAYGQEHRDRIGLDVSCNLASLVIEQTMHSGDLGRVVGAAIRMLDNVARSTSVHEVPAVKRANDEMRSIGLGAMGLHSFLAGKELIYGSPEALEFVDVFFAAVHYHARKASMEIARDTGFVFGGFQGSRYQSGEYFAQYLERDFVPQTPEVTALFEGHQLPTRADWEKLVQDIREHGLAHSFVMAIAPTGSISYVSHASASIMPITEKVETRTSNKARTIYPMPHLSEDTEWYYEEAYDMDMRRVIDTVAAAQKHVDQGISCTLFLPASATTRTLQSYYLYAYRAGLKTLYYTRLRKTNVEDCLSCVV; encoded by the coding sequence ATGGAACGCTGGATCGAACTGAACAACAAAGTCCTCGCCGGAACCGTGGTGGACACCCGCCATGACAAAGGCGCCCTGCAAGCCTACTTTCAGGAAAAGGTCAACCCCAACACCGTCTTTTTCCACGACCTCGACGAGAAGATTCGTTATCTGACCGAGCAGGGCGTCTGGGACAGGAGCGTGTTCGAGCGGTATACGCCAGACGAAGTCCGCGCCGTGTTCGAGCGGGCCTACAGCGCCAAGTTCCGGTTCAAGGCGTTCATGGGCGCGTACAAGTTCTATTCCGAGTACGCGACCATGACCCCGGACCGCTCGCGCTGGCTGGAGCGCTACGAGGACCGCCTCAGCATCACGGCGCTCGCCCGCGCGGACAGCGCCGAGGAAGCCCTCGAACTCGTGCATCACCTCGTCCACCAGACCTTTACGCCCGCCACGCCCACGCTGATGAATTCCGGCAAGGCGAACACGGGGCGGCTGGTGTCGTGCTTTTTGCTGCAGGACTGCACCGACAACCTCGACTCGATTACCAAAACGCTGTCGTTTGTGGCCGAACTCAGTAAGGGCGGCGGCGGCATCGGCGTGGAGGTCAGCAACCTGCGGGCGCGGGGCGAGTCGCTGCGCGGCATCCAGAACGTGACCAAGGGCGTGATGGGCGTCGCCAAGATGCTCGACAACATGCTTCGCTACGCCGACCAGGCGGGGCAAAGGCCGGGGGCGGGCGCCGCGTACCTCAGCGTGATGCACGCCGACTTTTCCGACCTGCTGAACGCCAAGAAAATCGCCACCGACGAGGACGCCCGGCTCAAGACCCTCAGCATCGGCGCGACCATCCCCGACATCTTCATGGAAAAGGTGCGCTCTGGCGAGGACATCTACCAGTTCTATCCGCACTCGCTGTTTCAGGAAACGGGGCGCGAATTCACCTCTATCGACTGGACGCGGGAGTACCAGGCGCTGGCGGACAACCCCAACATCCGCAAAAAGCGCGTCTCGGCGCGGCGGGTGCTCGAAGACATCGCCGTGACGCAGGGCGAGAGCGGCTACCCGTACCTGCTGTTCGAGGGCGCCGCCAACCGCGCCAACCCGATTCCGAACGTGGGCACCATCAAGATGAGCAACCTGTGCAGTGAGATTTTGCAGCCCACCACGCCGAGTTACTTCCACGCCTACGGGCAGGAACACAGGGACCGCATCGGCCTGGACGTGTCGTGCAACCTCGCCAGCCTTGTCATCGAACAGACCATGCACAGCGGCGACCTCGGGCGGGTGGTCGGCGCGGCGATTCGGATGCTGGACAACGTGGCCCGCTCCACCAGCGTGCATGAGGTTCCGGCGGTCAAGCGGGCCAACGACGAAATGCGTTCTATCGGCCTCGGCGCGATGGGCCTGCATTCCTTCCTGGCAGGCAAGGAGCTGATTTACGGTTCGCCCGAGGCGCTGGAGTTCGTGGACGTGTTTTTCGCCGCCGTGCACTACCACGCCCGCAAAGCGAGTATGGAAATCGCGCGGGACACCGGCTTCGTGTTCGGGGGTTTTCAGGGCAGCCGCTACCAGTCGGGCGAGTACTTCGCGCAGTATCTGGAGCGCGACTTTGTGCCCCAGACGCCGGAAGTCACCGCACTCTTTGAAGGCCACCAGCTTCCCACCCGCGCCGACTGGGAAAAGCTGGTGCAGGACATTCGGGAGCACGGCCTCGCCCACTCGTTCGTGATGGCGATTGCGCCCACCGGCTCGATTTCCTACGTGTCGCACGCCTCGGCGAGCATCATGCCGATTACGGAAAAGGTGGAAACGCGCACCAGCAACAAGGCCCGGACCATCTACCCCATGCCGCACCTCTCGGAAGACACCGAGTGGTACTACGAGGAAGCCTACGACATGGATATGCGCCGGGTCATCGACACCGTGGCCGCCGCGCAAAAGCATGTGGACCAGGGCATTTCCTGCACGCTGTTTCTGCCCGCGTCGGCCACCACGCGCACCCTGCAGAGCTACTACCTCTACGCCTACCGCGCAGGCCTGAAAACGCTGTACTACACGCGCCTGCGCAAAACGAACGTGGAGGACTGCCTGAGCTGCGTGGTGTAA
- a CDS encoding ribonucleotide-diphosphate reductase subunit beta: MSPFSATNWSEPEDGFSATFYAKYTSQLWFPEEIPLTNDALVWKTLGDEERWTYIHASAGLNALDTLQGEVGMPKLRDLVDGHIRKATLQFQGMMEDIHARSYSLMNKTFLTASEEREVFEWVRTQPQLQHKIAVIQGVYRDPDVSSLGLWKKLVVSCMLETALFYSGFFYPLYLAGQGRMVSAGEIFNLIILDEALHGVYVALLAQEKFAALTDAEQTYARAWFDETLQALYRNELAYTDLLYAGVGLTAEVKKFIRFNFNVLADNLALPRPFADEDINPIVQNGIRARGTTHDFFSAKGSSYSKLAVEPLTDADVEALWPGGARAVAHD; this comes from the coding sequence ATGTCCCCCTTTTCCGCCACCAACTGGTCCGAACCCGAAGACGGCTTTTCCGCCACCTTCTACGCCAAATACACCTCGCAACTGTGGTTTCCCGAGGAAATCCCGCTCACCAACGACGCGCTGGTCTGGAAGACGCTGGGCGACGAGGAGCGCTGGACCTACATCCACGCTTCGGCGGGGCTGAACGCGCTCGACACGCTGCAAGGCGAAGTCGGCATGCCGAAGCTGCGTGACCTCGTGGACGGCCACATCCGCAAGGCGACGCTTCAGTTTCAGGGCATGATGGAAGACATTCACGCCCGCAGCTACTCGCTGATGAACAAGACCTTCCTGACGGCGAGCGAGGAGCGCGAGGTGTTCGAGTGGGTCCGCACCCAGCCGCAGCTTCAGCACAAGATTGCCGTGATTCAGGGCGTCTACCGCGACCCGGACGTGTCCAGCCTCGGCCTGTGGAAAAAGCTGGTGGTGTCGTGCATGCTGGAAACGGCGCTGTTCTACTCGGGGTTTTTCTACCCGCTCTACCTCGCCGGGCAGGGCCGCATGGTGTCGGCAGGCGAGATTTTCAACCTGATCATCCTGGACGAGGCGCTGCACGGCGTGTACGTCGCGCTGCTGGCCCAGGAGAAATTCGCGGCGCTGACCGACGCCGAGCAGACTTATGCGCGGGCCTGGTTCGACGAAACGTTGCAGGCCCTCTACAGAAACGAACTCGCCTACACCGACCTGCTGTACGCGGGCGTGGGGCTGACCGCTGAGGTCAAGAAGTTCATCCGCTTCAATTTCAACGTGCTGGCCGACAATCTGGCGCTGCCCCGGCCTTTTGCCGACGAGGACATCAACCCCATCGTGCAAAACGGCATCCGGGCGCGGGGCACCACCCACGACTTCTTCTCGGCCAAGGGCAGCAGCTACAGCAAATTGGCCGTCGAGCCGCTCACCGACGCCGATGTCGAGGCGCTGTGGCCGGGCGGGGCGCGGGCGGTGGCCCATGACTGA
- a CDS encoding glycerophosphodiester phosphodiesterase family protein yields MKRTLFGWSVALTLSLGLSSLGASALGGGAAPVTPAPVPSAPISTAPISTAPVSTAPISTGPVTRPTLVGYAEMKADTFAQGPASGAWNGGLRGEARFSGQPVQGFSGVQRDPQGQGFVFLSDNGFGAKNNSADYLLRLYRVALTPGTPAAQAGRVQVGSFIGLRDPDRKVPWQIVNEASPERLLTGADFDVEGFAFAPDGTLWVGDEFGPFLLHFSADGRLLEAPISTPNLAGLPTLRGQAPIVIGHRGSSGTRPEHTLEAYRVAIEAGADFIEPDLVVTKDGVLVARHEPVIAVVDKDGKVLEATADVAARPEFGDRLTTKTLDGVTVRGYFVEDFTLAELKTLRAVERLPALRGKAYDGQFEIPTLSEVIALVRDMEAKTGRKVGIYPETKHPVYMNEVAKFNTSQLLIDTLVKEKFTDPARVFIQSFEVGNLKDLKQNIMPGAGVNLPLVQLVSSPDEAPYDWTAAGDKRKYDALTTDAALREIATYASGVGPYKRWIIDAEGRTTDFVARAHAAGLLVHPWTFRNEATYLLPGYRNDPEAEMRQAFQAGVDGLFTDFPATGAKVAGQYAAPEVRSPQHPAFAQGVSSAVANLPGSGGFEGFTIAPGGKVAYGLLEKAVAGDPAGQLRLMRYDLGTRQWTLAGRYALEQGGEAIGDLTPVSDSQLLVIERDGGQGQTARLKRLYLIDLGAKNADGTFKKTLVADLMALADPRGLAPSTRNGVFSFPYVTIENVLVLSPDTLLVVNDNNYPATGGRGADVKDQTEFLWIKLPTALKLAPGVARN; encoded by the coding sequence GTGAAACGCACCCTTTTCGGTTGGTCGGTGGCCCTCACCCTCTCGCTGGGCCTGTCTTCGCTCGGTGCTTCGGCGCTGGGCGGCGGCGCGGCGCCGGTGACGCCTGCCCCCGTGCCCAGTGCTCCCATCTCCACGGCGCCCATCTCCACGGCGCCCGTGTCCACCGCTCCCATTTCCACTGGTCCCGTGACCCGGCCCACCCTGGTCGGCTACGCGGAGATGAAGGCCGACACCTTCGCCCAGGGTCCGGCGAGCGGCGCGTGGAACGGCGGCCTGCGCGGGGAAGCGCGGTTTTCGGGCCAGCCGGTGCAGGGCTTTTCCGGCGTGCAGCGCGACCCGCAGGGCCAGGGCTTCGTGTTCCTGAGCGACAACGGCTTCGGGGCGAAGAACAACTCCGCCGACTACCTGCTGCGGCTCTACCGCGTGGCCCTGACCCCCGGCACCCCGGCGGCGCAGGCGGGCCGCGTGCAGGTCGGCAGCTTCATTGGGCTGCGTGACCCCGACCGCAAGGTGCCCTGGCAGATCGTGAACGAGGCCAGCCCCGAGCGCCTGCTCACCGGGGCCGACTTCGACGTGGAGGGCTTCGCCTTCGCCCCCGACGGCACCCTGTGGGTGGGCGACGAGTTCGGGCCGTTCCTGCTGCATTTCTCGGCGGACGGGCGACTGCTCGAAGCGCCTATCAGCACGCCCAACCTCGCCGGGCTGCCCACCCTGCGCGGTCAGGCGCCCATCGTCATCGGACACCGGGGCAGCTCGGGCACCCGCCCCGAACACACCCTGGAAGCCTACCGGGTCGCCATCGAAGCGGGCGCCGACTTTATCGAACCCGACCTGGTGGTGACCAAGGACGGCGTGCTCGTCGCCCGGCACGAGCCGGTGATCGCGGTGGTGGACAAGGACGGCAAGGTGCTGGAAGCCACCGCCGATGTCGCTGCCCGCCCCGAATTTGGGGACCGCCTGACCACCAAGACCCTCGACGGCGTGACCGTGCGCGGCTACTTCGTGGAAGACTTCACGCTCGCCGAACTCAAGACCCTCCGGGCCGTCGAGCGTCTCCCCGCGCTGCGCGGCAAGGCCTACGACGGCCAGTTCGAGATTCCCACCCTGTCCGAAGTGATTGCGCTGGTCCGGGACATGGAAGCGAAAACCGGGCGCAAGGTCGGCATCTACCCCGAGACCAAGCACCCCGTCTACATGAACGAGGTGGCGAAGTTCAACACCTCGCAGCTGCTGATCGACACGCTGGTGAAGGAGAAGTTCACCGACCCCGCCCGCGTGTTTATCCAGTCGTTCGAGGTGGGCAACCTCAAGGACCTCAAGCAGAACATCATGCCGGGGGCGGGCGTGAACCTGCCGCTGGTGCAGCTGGTGTCCAGCCCCGACGAAGCCCCCTACGACTGGACGGCAGCCGGAGACAAACGCAAATACGACGCCCTGACCACCGACGCCGCCCTGCGCGAAATCGCCACCTACGCCAGCGGGGTCGGCCCCTATAAGCGCTGGATTATTGACGCCGAGGGCCGGACCACCGATTTCGTCGCGCGGGCGCACGCCGCCGGGCTGCTCGTCCACCCCTGGACCTTCCGCAACGAGGCGACCTACCTGCTGCCCGGTTACAGGAACGACCCCGAGGCCGAGATGCGTCAGGCGTTCCAGGCGGGGGTGGACGGCCTGTTCACCGATTTCCCCGCGACCGGCGCGAAGGTGGCCGGGCAGTACGCGGCCCCCGAGGTCCGCAGCCCGCAGCACCCGGCCTTCGCCCAGGGCGTGAGCAGCGCGGTGGCCAACCTGCCCGGAAGCGGCGGCTTCGAGGGCTTTACTATCGCCCCCGGCGGCAAGGTCGCTTACGGCCTGCTGGAAAAGGCGGTGGCGGGCGACCCGGCGGGGCAACTGCGGCTGATGCGCTACGACCTCGGCACGCGGCAGTGGACCCTGGCAGGCCGCTACGCGCTGGAGCAGGGCGGCGAGGCCATCGGCGACCTGACCCCGGTGAGCGACTCGCAACTGCTGGTGATCGAGCGCGATGGCGGCCAGGGCCAGACGGCCAGGCTCAAGCGGCTGTACCTGATCGACCTCGGGGCCAAGAATGCCGACGGCACCTTCAAAAAGACCCTGGTGGCCGACCTGATGGCGCTGGCCGACCCACGTGGCCTGGCGCCCAGCACCCGGAACGGCGTCTTTTCCTTCCCCTACGTCACCATCGAAAACGTGCTGGTGCTCAGCCCCGACACGCTGCTCGTCGTCAACGACAACAACTACCCGGCCACCGGCGGGCGCGGCGCGGACGTGAAAGACCAGACCGAATTCCTGTGGATCAAGCTGCCGACGGCGCTCAAGCTGGCGCCCGGCGTGGCCCGCAACTGA
- a CDS encoding choice-of-anchor I family protein: MKKAFVLSLGLLALTACQQPATPDTPDTPLVRTVDFTGLDGKLSLRPGKSGKLSLDAEPEYIAVSGDSRTAYVTLQESNALATVEIASGKVKQVAGLGLKDHSKPGNGLDASDKDGKNIRTWPVFGTYMPDAVAAFEVGGQTYLITANEGDTRDYDGFSDEVRVNKLKLDAAAFPNAAELQKDAALGRLTVSRVDADTDGDGDADRLVAFGARSASIWRASDLSLLSDTGDLFERKVAELAPASFNSDGTAASFDTRSDNKGPEPEGVTVGMVGGKTFAFVGLERAGGLMVLDVSNPAAPAYADYVNFLGSSTDPKSGEAGDLAPEGVLFIPAADSPNGEPLLVASHEVSGSVTVYAVGAGGKLTRTGRYQAAPFLFDEGVAEISAYDKASKQLFVVNGHTGGVDLLSLADPARPALVKSVDLSVYGAGANSVAVSGGVIAVAVEAKTKTDAGRVVFLNADGTVRGQPVPVGALPDMLTFTPDGQHLLVAGEGEPSDDYSVDPAGTVSIINVSKALAPR; encoded by the coding sequence ATGAAAAAAGCTTTTGTCCTGAGCCTCGGCCTGCTCGCGCTGACCGCCTGCCAGCAGCCCGCTACCCCTGACACGCCCGACACGCCGCTGGTGCGCACGGTGGATTTTACCGGCCTGGACGGCAAATTGTCGCTGCGCCCCGGCAAGAGCGGCAAGCTGTCGCTGGACGCCGAACCCGAGTACATCGCCGTGTCGGGGGACAGCCGCACTGCCTACGTGACCCTTCAGGAAAGCAACGCCCTGGCGACGGTGGAGATTGCCAGCGGCAAGGTCAAGCAGGTGGCGGGCCTGGGCCTCAAGGACCACAGCAAGCCCGGAAACGGTCTGGACGCCAGCGACAAGGACGGCAAGAATATCCGCACCTGGCCGGTGTTCGGCACCTACATGCCCGACGCGGTGGCCGCTTTCGAGGTGGGCGGGCAGACCTACCTCATCACCGCCAACGAGGGCGACACCCGCGACTATGACGGCTTCAGCGACGAAGTGCGCGTGAACAAGCTCAAGCTGGACGCGGCGGCCTTTCCGAACGCCGCCGAACTGCAAAAGGACGCCGCCCTGGGCCGCCTGACGGTGAGCCGCGTGGACGCCGACACCGACGGCGACGGCGACGCCGACCGGCTGGTGGCCTTCGGCGCCCGCAGCGCGAGCATCTGGCGGGCGTCGGACCTGTCGCTGCTGAGCGACACGGGCGACCTGTTCGAGCGCAAGGTGGCCGAACTCGCCCCCGCGAGCTTCAATTCCGACGGCACCGCCGCGAGCTTCGACACCCGCAGCGACAACAAAGGCCCCGAACCCGAGGGCGTCACGGTGGGCATGGTCGGCGGCAAGACCTTCGCCTTCGTGGGTCTGGAACGCGCGGGCGGCCTGATGGTGCTGGACGTGAGCAACCCCGCCGCGCCCGCCTACGCCGATTACGTCAACTTCCTGGGAAGCAGCACCGACCCCAAGAGCGGCGAAGCCGGGGACCTCGCGCCCGAAGGGGTGCTGTTTATTCCCGCCGCCGACAGCCCCAATGGTGAGCCGCTGCTGGTCGCCAGCCACGAAGTCAGCGGCAGCGTGACCGTCTATGCCGTCGGCGCCGGGGGCAAGCTGACGCGCACCGGGCGCTATCAGGCCGCGCCCTTCCTCTTCGACGAGGGCGTGGCCGAAATCAGCGCCTACGACAAGGCGAGCAAGCAGCTCTTCGTGGTCAACGGGCACACCGGCGGCGTGGACCTGCTCAGCCTCGCGGACCCGGCCCGGCCCGCGCTTGTGAAGTCGGTGGACCTGAGCGTCTACGGAGCGGGGGCCAACAGCGTGGCGGTCAGCGGCGGCGTCATCGCCGTGGCGGTGGAAGCGAAAACCAAGACCGACGCCGGGCGGGTCGTGTTCCTGAACGCCGACGGCACCGTACGCGGCCAGCCCGTCCCAGTGGGGGCGCTGCCCGACATGCTGACCTTTACCCCCGACGGCCAGCACCTGCTCGTCGCGGGTGAGGGCGAACCGAGCGACGACTACAGCGTGGACCCCGCAGGTACGGTCAGCATCATCAACGTGAGCAAGGCCCTCGCGCCGCGCTGA
- a CDS encoding FRG domain-containing protein, producing MEDIRVTSWLELLEVLHQNSWNAELRRFRSPYVFRGQGRAARLTTSLQRLSGETRDLERYLVRAFRKYAQANVQTENVLWYWLALGQHHGVPTRLLDWSYSPLVALHFATAEERDYDKDGVIWMLDMATTNAALPGPLSHLLQHEGSSVFTTDMLATFSPRERSQGLSFDADIQWLERMERESGHPFLMFLEPPSLDQRIVQQSALFSLLSNPVDDLETWLGQYDGAARRVHLPAELKWEVRDRLDQANVTERTLFPDLGGLGQWLRRYYRRRGDEMPEQEQDRTPEDERNRHR from the coding sequence GTGGAGGACATCCGGGTCACGAGCTGGCTGGAACTGCTGGAGGTGCTGCACCAGAACTCCTGGAATGCGGAGCTGCGGCGCTTCCGCTCTCCCTACGTCTTCCGGGGACAGGGCCGCGCCGCGCGGCTGACCACCTCGCTTCAGCGGCTGTCCGGAGAAACGCGGGACCTGGAACGCTATCTCGTGCGGGCCTTTCGCAAGTACGCGCAGGCGAACGTGCAGACCGAGAACGTGCTGTGGTACTGGCTGGCGCTCGGGCAGCACCACGGCGTGCCCACCCGCCTGCTCGACTGGAGCTATTCGCCGCTGGTCGCGCTGCACTTCGCCACCGCCGAGGAGCGCGACTACGACAAGGACGGCGTGATCTGGATGCTCGACATGGCGACCACCAACGCCGCGCTGCCGGGGCCGCTCTCTCATCTGCTTCAGCACGAGGGCAGCAGCGTCTTTACCACCGACATGCTGGCGACCTTCAGCCCCCGGGAGAGGTCGCAGGGCCTGAGTTTCGATGCCGATATCCAGTGGCTCGAACGCATGGAGCGCGAGAGTGGCCACCCTTTTCTGATGTTCCTGGAACCGCCGTCGCTCGATCAGCGGATCGTGCAGCAGTCGGCGCTGTTTTCGCTGCTGTCTAACCCGGTCGACGACCTCGAAACCTGGCTCGGTCAGTACGATGGGGCCGCCCGCCGCGTTCACCTGCCCGCCGAACTGAAGTGGGAAGTGCGTGACCGGCTCGACCAGGCCAATGTGACCGAGCGAACGCTGTTTCCCGACCTCGGCGGGCTGGGGCAGTGGCTGCGGCGCTATTACCGCCGGCGCGGTGACGAGATGCCCGAGCAGGAGCAAGACCGCACGCCGGAAGACGAGCGCAACCGGCACCGCTGA
- a CDS encoding transposase, protein MLPILLTLLALPAHQHRFFAKLIPLWQAIPGRVNAMNFSRYSGWNERTLRRWFQKALPWAELHWGLLQFLLCLGVLEGRFILALDASFIPKSGKNTAGVGAFWNGATHRSETGLELSCLALLSWSGHHAFPVHVQQTQPRGQKADRLEQYLDQLVSFLEQRRTWLTRHLRVVVADGQYAKTMFMDAVSREGYAFVTKMQCNANLLYPFTGPHHKRRGGRQRWAGKVDFINFDGWASVPGEDRERVWTRVVWAPHYGRFLRVVVIQNLGGRGKVKGHVVLCSTDPTLPATQIRALYSARFRLEFVFRDAKQFAGLNTCQLRSTVALENHWNAAFFALSMGRAEALLEAAGRSQRPAARMAFSYEDIKRRAYNQLFARRILRNLGLEARFHELEKHPSRPLDLGVKAA, encoded by the coding sequence ATGTTACCGATTCTGCTGACCCTTCTCGCCCTGCCCGCCCACCAACACCGTTTCTTCGCCAAACTCATCCCGCTCTGGCAAGCCATTCCCGGTCGGGTCAATGCCATGAATTTCAGCCGCTACAGCGGCTGGAACGAACGAACGCTCCGTCGCTGGTTTCAGAAGGCCCTCCCCTGGGCGGAGCTGCATTGGGGCCTGCTGCAATTCCTCCTGTGTTTGGGGGTGTTGGAGGGGCGCTTCATCCTGGCCCTGGATGCCAGCTTCATTCCCAAGTCGGGCAAGAACACTGCGGGGGTGGGGGCATTCTGGAACGGTGCGACGCACCGTTCCGAAACTGGGTTGGAACTGTCGTGTCTGGCCCTGCTGAGCTGGTCAGGCCATCACGCGTTTCCTGTCCACGTGCAGCAAACTCAGCCGCGTGGACAGAAGGCCGATCGCCTCGAACAGTACTTGGATCAACTGGTCTCCTTCCTGGAGCAGCGCCGGACCTGGTTAACCCGACATCTCCGTGTGGTGGTCGCGGATGGTCAGTATGCCAAGACGATGTTTATGGACGCCGTCAGTCGCGAAGGCTATGCCTTCGTGACCAAAATGCAGTGCAACGCCAACCTGCTTTATCCCTTTACTGGCCCGCACCACAAGCGGCGAGGAGGACGGCAAAGGTGGGCTGGGAAGGTCGATTTCATCAACTTTGATGGGTGGGCCAGTGTGCCTGGTGAGGACCGGGAACGGGTGTGGACACGTGTCGTGTGGGCACCCCACTACGGGCGTTTTCTCCGGGTCGTGGTCATCCAGAATCTGGGAGGGCGCGGTAAGGTGAAGGGGCACGTGGTGCTGTGCAGCACTGACCCAACCCTACCGGCAACGCAGATCCGGGCGCTCTACAGCGCCCGGTTCAGACTGGAATTCGTTTTCCGGGATGCCAAGCAGTTCGCGGGGTTGAACACCTGCCAGCTTCGCAGCACCGTCGCGTTGGAAAACCACTGGAATGCGGCTTTCTTTGCCCTGAGCATGGGACGAGCAGAAGCGTTACTTGAAGCGGCAGGACGCTCCCAGCGTCCTGCCGCCCGGATGGCGTTCTCCTACGAAGACATCAAACGACGGGCCTATAACCAACTCTTCGCCCGCCGAATTCTTCGCAATCTCGGTCTTGAGGCGCGATTCCACGAATTAGAGAAACATCCGTCCAGACCGCTTGATCTCGGCGTCAAAGCCGCCTAA